In the genome of Streptomyces collinus, one region contains:
- a CDS encoding ABC transporter ATP-binding protein, with translation MRSGEETAGGLRLRGHQLSATGVTVSYDGTDVVHDAAIALRPGEVTVLVGPNGSGKSTLLRTIARLQRARRAELSIDGDTDGLALSAREFARYVALLTQGRPTPSGLTVRDLVEFGRYPYRGRFGRPDPDAPAAVERALALTGVTDLAARGADHLSGGQLQRVWLASCLAQETGVLLLDEPTTYLDLRYQIELLDLVRDLADDHGIAVGVVLHDLDQAAAIADRITLLEAGRIVADGRPEEVLTPERLTAVYGIRIDVDTDPHTGRIRTRPIGRHHTRSNRSERLGTTS, from the coding sequence GTGAGATCTGGTGAAGAAACGGCCGGCGGACTGCGTCTGCGCGGGCATCAGCTGTCGGCCACGGGCGTGACCGTGTCGTACGACGGCACCGACGTCGTGCACGACGCGGCGATCGCGCTGCGGCCCGGCGAGGTGACCGTCCTGGTCGGTCCCAACGGCAGCGGGAAGTCGACGCTGCTGCGGACGATCGCCCGGCTGCAGCGGGCCCGCCGGGCCGAGCTCAGCATCGACGGCGACACCGACGGCCTCGCCCTGTCCGCCCGCGAGTTCGCCCGGTACGTCGCCCTGCTGACCCAGGGGCGCCCCACGCCGAGCGGGCTGACCGTGCGGGATCTCGTCGAGTTCGGCCGCTATCCGTACCGGGGCCGCTTCGGCCGGCCGGATCCGGACGCGCCCGCCGCCGTCGAACGGGCGCTGGCGCTGACCGGGGTGACGGACCTCGCCGCGCGCGGCGCCGACCACCTCTCCGGCGGGCAGTTGCAGCGCGTGTGGCTCGCGAGCTGCCTCGCCCAGGAGACCGGCGTCCTGCTGCTGGACGAGCCGACGACCTATCTCGACCTGCGCTACCAGATCGAACTCCTCGACCTCGTCCGCGACCTGGCGGACGACCACGGGATCGCCGTCGGGGTCGTGCTGCACGACCTCGACCAGGCGGCGGCCATCGCCGACCGGATCACGCTGCTCGAAGCGGGCCGGATCGTCGCCGACGGCCGGCCCGAGGAGGTCCTGACCCCGGAGCGGCTGACCGCCGTCTACGGCATCCGGATCGATGTCGACACAGACCCCCACACCGGCCGGATACGGACCCGTCCGATCGGCCGGCACCACACCCGCTCCAACCGAAGCGAAAGGCTCGGCACCACCTCATGA